The DNA region CTCAGCACTCAACAGAGTCAACTCATAATTCAATAGAGCTCACAAAAATTCTTTCACTTTTTATTCAAAATAAAGAGTCACAATGCGTACTCATAACCTTAACTCATAACAACTCAAAACAAAATCAACTCAACCCTAACCTGTCAAATAACTCACAAATTAACTCTTTTAACTATACATAACTCAAATTCAACTCTAAACATATAAAACTACTCAAATTAAAGTTATTTATAAATATGTTCAATTCCTTAAATTGCTAAAGGGTTTCCAAAACTCTGAACTTAACTCTAAAATTGTCTCGCTTCACAATAGCACTAAATATTATAGACTcatgataaaattatgaaattCTCTGGTTTAAATTTTCTTTAAACCCTATTTCAAACACAATTTATTGTATCTCAATTGGAGTTATGAAATTCTAGTTCTATCTATTTCAGTTCAGTCATATCACAATATTTTTTGCATAAACTCTAAAACACAATTTCTAACTTCAAAATAACACAAAAAATTATAAActtatgataaaattatgaaactctCTATTTTAAAATATCATTAAACCTTATTTTTAATGCAACTAACTGAACCTCAAACGgacttacgaaactcaagttacgcGTGAAATAAAATGATCAACGCACGACTGAAATTTAACTACGCCTCTGATATAAAAACCAGAGACCTGCTACTACTGTAGAGCTCCTAGATCCAATTTCCCCACTTCAAAAGAAAAATTATTCTGTTCTCTTTTTAATTCAATTGACAGAACCTCAAACTTACTTACGAAAATCAAGTTACACATGAAACAAGACGGTCGATCTCGTCCTATGTCTACCTGCaattttctgcatttttcttCCTATTGAACAAATCCAAAACTCATCTATTTCGCCTATTTGATTTCTCACCGTCCAAAAAAAACATACAGATAAACATaacaattaaaaattaaatattcTAACTCTCGCCTTATCCTAATGCAATAACAAAGACTCTCGCCTTATCAAAAATAATCAATGGATAATATTAAATACTCTCGCCTTATCAAAATGCATAAATGGATAATATCAATTACTCTCGTCTTATCAAAAGGTATTAACACGTGTTAACCGAGGTTAATAGGAACTCAAATGAAAAATATACAAATTCATATGTGCTCGCCTTATCATAAGGCACAATCATTATTTATTCAATCAATTTCGCCTTATCAAAAGGCATCAACAAGGTTATCAAAATAAGGTCAACAATGATCAAATTCAAACTAATTATAATATTATCACAACAATCTTCTCAAAAGGTTTGGCCCAAAATCTTCCTTGACCACAAACATAAACGCAAAGAATCAAGAAGAAAAAGATAGGAGGGTAAGGATTCCTCACTATCTGACTGCCTAAACACCCACATGTGAACCGTTTTTCCCCTTACCTCAAAAGTGCAACAGAAATCAAAGCTTGGCTATGTAGTCTTCCCTTCTAAGAATTCTCATAGGATTTTTGCCTCTTTCTATTCTTTGCCTCTTTGTCCAACTTTTCACGTACTGAAAGTTCTCCTTCTTCCTTCACTTTTTTCTATTTAAATTAacttaattttattttaattaaattaattcCACCAATCCTCCCTACTATTTTTCTCCAATTCCACCTTATTActctatttttaattaatttctAATTTTCTCCCTAAAATCACAAATTATCTATTTTCTCTATTCTGTTTTGAGTCAAAATTTCTAATGTCAGGTAGACGTAGGTTTTTGCCTCTTTCATCACATTCTGTTTTGAGTCaaaatttcttttcatttatcTAGTTTTAACTTTAGAAAATGAACTCTCCATATTTAAACTCAAGGAGGGACATACCTAAACTTAAGTTACTCAAGGAGGATATCTTTTGTCCAAGGTTTAAATCATTAGCCACGAATTTGGGAGTTTCTATTTAGGGTGTGATTGTAATCTTCAACTATCTTCACGGTACTAATATTTAATTGACTCTTTTTAAATTTgttaataatatttttttcaATTATACAATTTCTGAACCATTTTAGATATTTTTTAACACTATTATCATCATAAACTAAGAAATCATATTATTGTAAAGGGACAAACAATCACCATAGCTTTGACTGAGAGAGAAATACTTCGTTTATAATTTgatatattttttataatttgatatatttttttcAACTAAAGATAGAAGGTTTTGTTAGATTTTGGATTGGGTTCTACTGCAAAATAGAACAAGAAGAAGATGAATTGATATGATTGAAAGTTGCATAAAAATTAATTCTAAATTGTTTGTCTGTCCTAAATTTTAAATTCGATCCGCCCATCAATTTAGATAAAATAGGTGCAAATAAATAATTCAACGAATCACATCATTATAAGAATGCATTAATTAAGTGGCACTTGCCTCGTTCAAGTGTTTCTTTTGGCAAAAATGTCCTTGGTTCAATTCTCAAAGGTTTTTTTTTCTTCCAATATTTTTACATTTCAAAAtataaacaataaaaaataaaaatactcCCAATAATATTTGAACATTGGACATCAAAATTACCACTAACTATTTCAACCATTATCTCATTGCTTACTTAATGACTTCTTTGTCAAAACATAATACTTATGTTATTTTGAAAATTCTCCAACAAATATTTGTTAATATATAAAATTAAAGTCTTTGTATTCCAATTGTTAACCGGATTATATGCAACAGATTAATGGATGTCGAAGGAATTTGAGTTGGTATTATAGCTAGTAGGGTATTTTTGAAGGCTTAGTTTTAAGAGAAAGTGGCATGTTATAAGACATTCAAAAAGGAATTCAGAAAAGACATTTGAAGAAGTCATTCAAAGAGTCGAATATTGACGTATTACGTCGATCAAGCAAACAACTCCTACAAAGAAGTTATCAGAAGTTATTAAAAGTAATTATCCATGGAGACATGTGTAAACCTTGGATTAAGGAAGTTATTAAATAAGACACTTATCAAAATCTTAGATGTAggaatttattttcttttatctATAAATAGTTATAATTACGATGTATTAGTGGTTAACACCCATGCGACAGGGACAAACATGTTCATGGGCAGATAAAGATGGATTTCACCCACCCTTTACGTTCTCTTCAATTTAAGAGTGTTTGTTCCtgctttattttcatttttattttgcaattctatattttttattttatttttctttcttttgaatGCTCACTTGAGTGTTATTTCTTTCAAGTTGCCATGAATCAATTTGTTTTATAAAAGTTGTTGGAAACAATTCTAACACTAATAAGAAAAATGATTTTGTTCTTAAAGAAGGCATGAACTGATATCATAAATCACGAGATTTGAACGAATATTGTAAAAAAGACTTTTATCCAATCCTAAAATATTGATGGATAATGGTTGATTACATTTCCAAAAATTGATTTAAATAGTTTTACATGAGATAATTAGTTCTCAATGTTGCTTCAATATGTTGCTTCAATATGTTGCTTCAAATAAAAGGTCAAACATGAAAAATCATATCCCTAACATTTATTTCGTAACCTTCGTGTCTTCCTTAATCTGTCTCCTAACCAGGGAACAAGGACGGAGCCATGTGGTTTGGGTATGGGGACATATGCCTCCACTGTACtttcaaaaaaatatttaaatattattatCATAAATTTATATAATAATTGATAAAAATATATTTGTCTTAAAATTTATTAACTAATTGGAAATATTCTTTTTATGGTTTTATTCTTATTTATGGTTTCTTCaaaatatttgtgaatttttaattttaaaggtctattttaaaattaaaatatatttaattaaattataattaaattgattttatatttaatttaaaaacaattttttattaaaattattttatatattttaatttagACACTAAAATATTATCATCGCCGACAAATATCATTAGTTATTTATACATAAATAGATAAATAAgtatttttattaataaaaaaattgtgaaaattatagaaataaaaaattgataaacttattaaatattataaaaatatatctcataatatatatatatatatatatatatatatatatatatatatatatatatatatatatatatatatatatatatatatatatatatatatatatatatatatatatatatatatatatatatatatatatatatatatatatatatatatatatatatatatatatatatatatatatatatatatatatatatatatatattatatatatatatatatatatatatatatatatatatatatatatatatatatatatatatatatatatatatatatatatatatatatatatatatatatatatatatatatatatatatattcataaaTTAATACGACGTCCCTACAATTTGAAATTCGTCCCTACAATTTGAAATTTCTGACTCCATCCCTGCTCCTAACCGTTAAGGAACCCGGTCATCCAATATCATGAGACGGCCTATGTATGCTGGTACGAGGCTCTGCATGACCATCTCGAtcaatattaaaaataaatatttcgGCTAAGTTAAGAAATCAAAAATGTAGAAAATGCTTTTCCCCAAAACCCTTAAAAAATCAACTTTTTTGAAAGATTATCGAAATAACATATATGTACTCAATTAAACTTTCGAGGAATAATTATTTTTTCCGACTTCTCCATGTTTTCTAGTTCTGTAGTATTTTCGTCTTCATTAGCTTGTCTTTCATCTTTTGTTTCGAAACAGTATATATGATATAGTTTTAGTTTAATTTAGTCATTATTTTTCGTTTTAGTTCAATTTATGTTTCGAAACAGTATATACACGTTCACTCTTGTTTAAGTCTAGTAAAGTTCAGTTATGTTCAGCTATCTATCTTATGGTAGAGACTCATCTGATAAAAGAAGCATTAAATGGATTAAAAAAAGAAGCAATTACACACTAATAAGAATCATAGTGGGTATACCTTATTATTGATGATGATTAAGATAATATGCGTACTCAGCTTCTAAATGTTCACTtcttcatttttttaaaaatgagCTTAAACAACAATAACTAATTCTTATGATACAAATGCTAAAGTTGAAAGAAATTACGACCATAAATTTCCATAATACAAAAATGAGACTCCAAACACTGACTAGACTTATTATATAAATCGACTAAATATAACCATTATAAATTGTTCCATTGCATTAATTTCCAGACTTGTAAACAAAACTGAATGCAATAAACTCCAACCAACAAGTCTGTAAAATTCAGAACTTCCTCCTTTCTTTTGCACGTTTCCGAGAACTCTGGCCTCTGATCTTCCACTTTTCATTCCCAGCTGGTTGCCTCTGCTCTTCGATTTCTCGAACCTTACGCTTCCTACAAGAAACGTTGACATGAAGTAAAGTTAAGCTCGATAGAGTGTGATGTTTTTTAAATTCATGCAAGTAATAGACTGCATTGCATGCTCTTTCAAACTTAACCAGGAAAATATGTTTTCCAATGCCTATCCTACCTGTAAGCTGAATCTTTTTGATCAGCAAGCAACTCATCTGCAAACGtttctttcctttctttctttgTTAATCTGCCTGAGAAGTAGTCCAGCGGAGAACCTACAACTGTTCCGATCTGATCATATATAAACGATGATAAAAAGTTACAGATGAATCACCCAGAAATCAAATTTTGATGGGACTTTCAACAACACTGAACTTGCCTGAAAGTATTTTGGAAGACTCTTTGATTTTGAATCACCCTTCTTGTAGTGCCGTTTTGGATCAATGGCATCCCTCAACTGTGAACATCAACCAATATATATGCATATTAAAGTGTAAATATCATATTTCCACATTCGAAGCCATAAAAAGTTGTGTGGTATGCACAATAAAAATAGATAGCTCAAGACAAATTGATGGATACATCGCAAACAAATATTGCATAAATGTCTACTATTATTTTAAAATGTTATTGAAGTGAACTAATGAACTATGGTCTTAACAATTCTCCCTAAACTCTCAGTGTACATCCATGAGCATTGTAGTTTATTTCACCGTCTCAGAAAAGTCACTACAAGGCTTCGATTCAAAGGTTGTCATCAATACTTTAACAAACATATAAATTCAGTTCATAAGTCGATGCTAATCATAATTTTTATTACGGAAAAACACAAGAGAAAAAGTCAGCTCAGTCAATCTTGAAAAACTTTAGATCACCAGCAAGAAGCATGAAATCACTACTATGAAAAGGACCATTTTAAGGCAACACAAACCTATATAGCATGTGAACTGGACTATACTTGACGTGAGAGATTAATTAGAAAACTTCCCTTCAAAAGAAAAACTACTCTCTTAAATCTAACTGATTTTTTAGTTTGTAAATACCAAATCTTTGCAGAAAAACAGTATCCTAAACTTGCTTTTCATTCTTTCTTATCATCTAGGATACTAGTGCATGTATATGTCATGCTTAGCAACTTAATATAAGCAAATATCATGTCATCATATTGAAAAATGAATATATTCCAGATCCACTTTGGAGGGGAGGGGGATAGAACATAATGTCCAAAAATCAATCACCTTTAGTAACTTCAGATTTCTCTGCAGCTCAGGGGTCATGGTTTGAGCAGGCATGTCAAACCTGGTAAAGATTTAAATATAATTAGATAACTCCCATTATGACTTCTAACCTAAACACACACATAGAGATCAAAGGAAATGTATAAATAAATATTCAACAAGAACCAAGTCTTATCCTTTCAAAACAAAGGATCAAACAAAAAAAGCAAGTCTCATCCTACTAAGTGTGGTCGGCTATATAGATCATATGCCAGATGCCATAGTGTTCTATCATTTAATAGAAAAGTGTTGGCTATTTCATTGTAAAACTAACATTCACTTTCTGTTAAACTAACAGAATTATAAACACAAATCTCTCTTATCCCAACTTTCAATATGAACAATTCTTAATCCCTTTATGGACAATAAATTTATAATTGATAAAAAAAACAACCCCTATCACTAAATGTTCAGTTAAGTAGTGTAGAAAATGATATAAACAACTAAACAAAAGATTACAACTTTAGTTGCATTAAGAAAAGGCAAAACTTGCTTTAGATCATACCATCTTTTTCCAGCAGTATCCTTAACTTGCTGTCTCAATAACTTATTTAATTTTCTGGGATCATTGGGAGGAACCAATAGCCCACTAACCAATTCGGAATTTGGTTTCCAAATAGTGCTACTTGGTGCCTTGTCTTGGAATTGGGCATGAGATGGATCATTTGTAGCCTTTGACAGAGATGGAAAAGGCAACTGTGGTTGCCATGAGAGGCCAACCACTGGCTTTTTCTCCGACATTCCTGAACCAAAATGAAATGCACAGTTAAATTTCAAAACAAAATGCATTAGGCCTGAAAAATTAAAACACAAGTTTAATAAAAAAAAACTCTTAATCAATTCAACATCAACAAGTCCTAAATTTAATCAAAACACCACTTCTCAAAATTCAAACTTAGAGTACTACTATTATATTAAGAATTAAGCTTCAAactattcttcttcttcttcttcttcaaacaAAGCAACCTTGCTTAACTTAAAGAAACAGATGCTACTAATAAAACAGAGGAAAATATTGATTTAGATAATTTGCACAggaggaagaagaaaaagaagaagaaaggtACCAGCGAAGACGAAGACGGCGGCGTGGGAGGTTGCACAGGTGGCGGCGACGATGACTTGTCCTTCGGATGGAATCGAACGCGAGAGAGGAGAAGAAGAACAGAGTCGAACGAACGCGAGAGAGGAATCCACTTCTTTAGCGTTTCCGGCAACCTTTTGTTTTCCGGCCAGTTGAGTTCGGGTGATTCCAATTTGTTGCTTCGATGGAGCTACCTAGTTGTATTGCTGTAGGGtttaattttatttgaaatttagggttttggttgttaAAGTGTTTTTTATTTAGTTAAGGGCGTTATTCTagtgaaaaatcaattaaatacCCTTATAATCCATAATTTAATCTTGAGATAAACAAAAATTTAACCAAAACCAAATTACTTAACACCGCCAAAACCTCACACACACACCCTTCAAACAATTTTATCATTATACTCCTGAATATATTTCAAAAACTTTTTGAAATTTACATATTATTATCGAAAATTTTGTCTGTAtcaaaaattttgaaaatttacGGTTCTTTATCGCAACCATGACACATGTGAAATTATAATTTCTAGAAAAAATATGAAATTTATGGTAGAGGTATATTGGAAATTACGAAATTTTCGTAAAATGTcacaattttttaaaatttttaaaatttttgtaatatcaaaaattttaaaattttcgaTGAGTTCGGAATTTCAAAAAACCTTAAGTTTTCGGTATTTTGCACAGAAACCTGCACAACTACTTTGTTAAAAAAATCACATATAATAGATACATATTTTTCACAAAAATTGTGTTACATACAAGATtacaaaacaaattatgatgaCTTCCTAACTTCATCTTTCCAGTGCCTAATTTGTCCTACATTTGCTGATTCGCATGCTTTTGCATCTTTAATACAGTTTTGTCTCCAACAGTTAGTGACGGGAGGCAATGGACAATCAGGTTTCAACTTTACCTGAACTCAATGATTATTGTTGACAAAACTAACAACAATCATTTTATGTCTGTTCATATACATATGTGGAGCTAATGTAAGAGGAAAAAGGTGTTAAGTCTCTTTGACAGAGAGATAAATACGATATTATATTTACAAGCAATAGGGTAACCCATATCAGGAATCGACATTCATTTATCAACACCCTGCACACCCAAGTACTCTACTCGTAACACATTCCTAACTGTAGCAACCATGTCATCGAACAAATTGGAAAACAGTTTAGGGTGTTGATGAACTTGAGTATCTAACTGCGTCCGAACCAACGACCATGACTCTTCGCCCCATCTAAGGAAAGTTGCAATAGCCTGAAAACCACAATTTTCATTGTCATTTGTGTCAACAATGTCATCAATGTATGGATGCAAGAAACAGGAATCTGAGACAAGTAAAGATGCCTCAAAGATGAAGTGAACGATTGACTTTGACCCGACAAACTTGACGGTTGACTTCCTGTTGGTTTCGTGCATGATCTCTTTGTAGTTTGACTCTCCTACGAACCGTCACTATACTCCCATTGTGAAGGATCATGATGCACATCACTCTTTTCACCATTTATACTCTCTTCACCCTATAATATTCAAAGTATTGAAATATTTCTTCAACTCTTCACACTCTGCTTCTAAATCCAACTGTGTACCACTCTCTTCATTACTA from Lathyrus oleraceus cultivar Zhongwan6 chromosome 1, CAAS_Psat_ZW6_1.0, whole genome shotgun sequence includes:
- the LOC127116489 gene encoding rRNA-processing protein fcf2, which gives rise to MSEKKPVVGLSWQPQLPFPSLSKATNDPSHAQFQDKAPSSTIWKPNSELVSGLLVPPNDPRKLNKLLRQQVKDTAGKRWFDMPAQTMTPELQRNLKLLKLRDAIDPKRHYKKGDSKSKSLPKYFQIGTVVGSPLDYFSGRLTKKERKETFADELLADQKDSAYRKRKVREIEEQRQPAGNEKWKIRGQSSRKRAKERRKF